A single region of the Microbulbifer sp. MKSA007 genome encodes:
- the norR gene encoding nitric oxide reductase transcriptional regulator NorR has product MVDTNATLLLEVALDLANSLNNSDRFERLLSTIRKAIKCDAVALLGLNGDTLTPLAVQGLARRTLGRRFLIDEHPRLAQICASEHPVRFPSDCQLPDPFDGLLLDREGDLPVHSCMGLPLYSDNHLIGLVTVDSMTADAYARISDRTLELIAALSAATLRTALELKALSHSAEHAEQLVKDLTQQALERDGGELIGESAEMQSLRSEIELVAGSDYNVLILGETGVGKELVARTVHRLSTRKEKSLVYLNCASLTETLAEAELFGHSKGAFTGADRERPGKFLLANGGTIFLDEVGELPLVVQSKLLRVLQSGEIQPVGKDTVQHVDVRIVAATNRDLRKGIENGTFRADLYHRLSVYPLEVPPLCRRGNDVLLLADYFLERSRRKLGFRQLRLSTEATNKLQRYAWPGNVRELEHIISRAALRARKGSSPEAIVAITAAQIEIPDDLVIQKAPQKPVESLSEAIDLRVETENYQRELIGRALAETDGNWSKAAKLLSVDRGNLVRLAKRLGVYIKKEVVRGK; this is encoded by the coding sequence ATGGTAGATACCAACGCAACCTTACTGCTCGAAGTGGCTCTGGACCTGGCTAATAGCCTTAACAACAGCGATCGTTTTGAGCGTCTGCTCTCTACTATCCGCAAAGCGATCAAGTGCGATGCTGTTGCCTTGCTTGGGCTCAATGGCGATACACTCACCCCCCTCGCAGTCCAAGGGCTTGCCCGACGGACCCTAGGGCGGCGATTCCTGATTGATGAGCATCCACGGCTAGCGCAAATCTGCGCCTCGGAACACCCGGTCCGCTTCCCCTCTGACTGTCAGCTACCAGATCCCTTCGATGGTTTGCTGTTGGATAGGGAGGGAGATCTTCCCGTGCACTCTTGTATGGGCTTGCCTCTCTATTCAGATAACCACCTGATTGGTCTGGTGACAGTGGATAGCATGACAGCAGATGCCTATGCCCGAATCAGTGATCGAACCCTTGAACTGATAGCCGCGCTGTCTGCGGCCACTTTACGCACAGCTTTAGAGCTAAAGGCCCTGTCACACTCCGCTGAGCATGCTGAGCAATTGGTGAAAGACCTAACCCAGCAGGCACTGGAGCGGGATGGAGGTGAATTAATTGGTGAGAGCGCGGAAATGCAGTCCCTGCGCAGTGAGATAGAGCTGGTGGCTGGGTCGGATTACAACGTGCTGATTCTCGGTGAAACAGGGGTGGGGAAAGAGCTGGTGGCCCGTACCGTCCACAGGTTGTCGACTCGCAAGGAGAAGTCCTTAGTCTATTTGAACTGCGCTTCCCTGACTGAAACCCTGGCGGAAGCTGAACTTTTTGGCCATTCAAAAGGGGCCTTCACCGGCGCAGATCGCGAGAGGCCCGGCAAATTTTTACTGGCGAACGGCGGCACTATTTTCCTGGATGAGGTTGGCGAGTTACCGCTTGTGGTGCAGAGCAAATTGTTGCGTGTATTGCAAAGTGGTGAGATTCAACCGGTAGGTAAGGATACGGTACAGCATGTAGATGTTCGTATTGTAGCGGCGACTAATAGGGATTTACGCAAAGGGATTGAAAACGGTACTTTCCGAGCTGATCTCTACCACCGCCTCTCTGTATATCCCCTTGAAGTCCCACCGCTATGTCGGAGGGGTAATGATGTCCTGCTGTTGGCAGACTACTTCTTGGAGCGCTCCCGCAGGAAGCTGGGTTTTCGTCAGTTGCGTCTCAGTACAGAGGCCACCAATAAGCTACAGCGATACGCTTGGCCGGGTAATGTTCGCGAGTTGGAACATATTATCAGCCGCGCAGCCCTTAGGGCCCGCAAAGGTAGCTCTCCAGAAGCTATTGTTGCCATTACTGCAGCACAAATTGAAATTCCCGATGATCTGGTTATTCAGAAGGCTCCGCAGAAACCGGTAGAGTCGCTGTCTGAGGCTATTGATTTAAGGGTGGAAACGGAAAACTATCAGCGCGAACTTATTGGGCGTGCCCTGGCTGAGACCGATGGGAACTGGAGTAAAGCGGCCAAATTACTATCCGTAGACCGAGGGAACTTGGTGCGTCTCGCTAAAAGGTTGGGTGTTTACATCAAGAAAGAGGTTGTTCGAGGTAAGTAA
- a CDS encoding biotin/lipoyl-binding protein, which produces MKALRKRLRPDSFESEQRKTRGSASRRIYLVMLILFGIGVIRYIWGDWFLLRSDGLVLRDQSVIEMGYLVKVVEVSVDEGQMVKEGELLLKIESMELLERIADLSNRQANLMQISAEFTLIAETAKKLLLPAQERKEQIGRIVDRINKLADKGVVSEVGYQDVLKDSFEASETLVKLQVESATLEGKRRSVDEALYRSEQALRKLEEHYNNGIIQSPTSGLVGASVPHVGNVYDAGEPLMAIYTGEAYVLAYLPNQYQFVIKPGMEVLVTGGRFKDKGVLVEMIPLSAALPQEFQNTFKPTSRNQLAKIVLLDPSKFPVNEKVTITLKIDWIDVIIDKFIN; this is translated from the coding sequence ATGAAGGCTCTGCGAAAACGATTACGCCCCGATAGCTTCGAAAGCGAGCAACGCAAAACACGGGGTTCAGCGAGCCGTAGAATATATCTGGTTATGTTAATCCTATTTGGTATTGGCGTTATTCGCTATATATGGGGTGACTGGTTTTTACTGCGAAGCGATGGGTTGGTACTACGCGATCAAAGCGTCATTGAAATGGGATATCTAGTAAAAGTGGTAGAGGTTTCTGTTGATGAAGGACAAATGGTAAAGGAGGGCGAACTACTACTAAAGATCGAATCTATGGAGTTGTTGGAGCGTATAGCGGACCTATCCAACCGACAAGCCAACTTGATGCAAATCTCCGCAGAATTTACTTTAATAGCCGAAACAGCCAAAAAATTATTACTACCAGCACAAGAACGAAAGGAGCAAATTGGAAGAATCGTAGATAGAATTAATAAGCTTGCGGATAAAGGCGTTGTCAGCGAGGTCGGCTATCAAGATGTACTGAAAGATAGTTTTGAAGCAAGTGAAACCCTTGTAAAACTTCAAGTAGAAAGCGCCACATTAGAAGGAAAGCGCAGGTCTGTAGACGAGGCGCTCTACCGCTCAGAACAAGCATTAAGAAAACTGGAAGAACATTACAACAACGGTATTATTCAAAGCCCTACCTCTGGGCTGGTGGGCGCATCGGTTCCCCATGTAGGCAATGTTTATGATGCCGGAGAGCCACTAATGGCTATCTACACCGGGGAGGCCTATGTCCTCGCTTATCTTCCCAATCAATATCAATTCGTGATCAAGCCTGGAATGGAGGTGTTGGTTACTGGTGGACGCTTTAAAGACAAAGGGGTACTTGTAGAAATGATCCCCCTCTCAGCCGCACTACCCCAGGAGTTCCAAAATACATTCAAGCCCACATCGCGTAATCAGTTAGCGAAAATAGTCTTACTTGACCCATCAAAATTTCCGGTGAACGAGAAAGTTACCATAACCCTAAAGATTGACTGGATTGATGTCATTATTGATAAATTTATTAATTAA
- a CDS encoding metallophosphoesterase encodes MSKWRIAFIVLFCIGLLLAVWAFIIEPASFRINEDDIVVDAWPKECNGLRVAILADLHVGSPYKGRKSLQNLVEAVNKSQPDLILLPGDFVIQGVVGGKFVPPEDAAGILKELKAPMGVFAVLGNHDWWLDAARVEQSLESQGISVLEDKSVSLVSSECKLRLVGISDFWEGPHDVKKAMQGIDEGETVLAFTHNPDIFPELPAELSLTIAGHTHGGQVYLPFIGRPIVPSSYGQRFAIGHIVEGDKHLYVSPGVGTSILPVRFLVPPEVTVLSIFGP; translated from the coding sequence TTGAGTAAGTGGCGTATAGCTTTTATCGTATTATTTTGTATTGGTTTGTTGTTGGCCGTATGGGCATTTATCATTGAGCCAGCAAGTTTCCGAATTAATGAAGATGATATTGTCGTAGATGCCTGGCCAAAGGAATGTAACGGGCTAAGGGTCGCGATACTTGCTGACCTGCATGTAGGTTCCCCTTACAAGGGGCGGAAGAGCTTACAAAACCTGGTTGAGGCTGTTAATAAAAGCCAACCCGACCTTATTCTCCTACCCGGTGACTTTGTTATTCAGGGGGTTGTTGGAGGTAAATTCGTTCCGCCGGAGGATGCAGCGGGAATTCTTAAAGAACTCAAGGCCCCGATGGGGGTGTTTGCCGTATTGGGAAATCATGATTGGTGGCTTGATGCAGCGCGGGTTGAGCAATCCCTTGAAAGCCAGGGAATTTCAGTGCTTGAGGATAAGTCAGTAAGTCTGGTTAGTAGCGAATGTAAATTACGACTAGTGGGAATCAGTGATTTTTGGGAGGGGCCTCACGATGTTAAAAAAGCAATGCAGGGGATAGATGAAGGTGAGACGGTATTGGCCTTCACTCATAATCCGGATATTTTCCCCGAACTGCCTGCGGAGCTGTCATTAACTATCGCCGGGCATACTCACGGGGGCCAGGTCTACTTGCCGTTTATTGGGCGGCCCATAGTACCTTCAAGTTACGGGCAGCGTTTTGCTATTGGGCATATTGTTGAAGGTGATAAACACCTCTATGTAAGCCCTGGGGTAGGGACCAGTATTTTGCCAGTACGTTTCCTGGTGCCACCAGAAGTAACTGTATTATCCATATTTGGTCCTTGA
- the cadR gene encoding Cd(II)/Pb(II)-responsive transcriptional regulator — MAYKIGEAARRVGCKVETVRYYEQAGLLPEPARSEGNFRLYSESHLEQLRFIRHCRSLDIPLEDIRNLLRLKEAPSQSCTDIDSVVDDQIQRVEKQLESLKQLRKSLVDLRNRCEGGQAINACDIMRELTDCSCHGHPANNNEC, encoded by the coding sequence ATGGCTTACAAGATTGGTGAAGCTGCCAGGAGAGTAGGCTGCAAAGTGGAAACGGTTCGTTACTACGAGCAGGCAGGGCTACTGCCAGAGCCCGCTCGCTCAGAGGGTAATTTCCGGCTTTACTCAGAGTCTCACCTGGAACAACTGCGTTTTATTCGCCACTGTCGTTCTCTGGATATCCCCCTCGAGGATATTCGCAACCTGTTGAGATTAAAAGAGGCTCCATCGCAAAGCTGCACTGATATTGATAGCGTGGTTGATGATCAAATTCAACGAGTCGAAAAACAACTGGAATCGCTCAAGCAGTTACGAAAAAGCTTGGTAGATTTACGCAATCGATGTGAGGGTGGCCAGGCAATTAATGCCTGTGACATTATGCGGGAGCTGACAGATTGTAGCTGTCATGGCCATCCGGCAAATAATAATGAGTGTTAG
- a CDS encoding energy transducer TonB, with protein MAREKGGPVPVYKSLPIYPQEALEKQMEGYVIVEYDINKNGDPIDPRVIKSKPSGFFEESAIQTAKHFKYEATPEEFNNIRTKVIYNIAENQPDSQETFFAYLLWLAI; from the coding sequence ATGGCAAGAGAGAAAGGCGGGCCTGTTCCTGTTTACAAATCACTGCCAATATACCCGCAAGAAGCGCTGGAAAAGCAGATGGAAGGCTACGTAATTGTTGAGTATGACATTAATAAAAACGGCGATCCGATAGACCCCCGAGTTATTAAAAGTAAGCCCTCGGGTTTCTTTGAAGAATCTGCTATCCAGACAGCAAAACACTTTAAATATGAAGCAACTCCAGAAGAGTTCAATAACATTAGAACCAAAGTCATTTATAATATTGCCGAGAATCAACCTGATAGCCAAGAAACATTTTTTGCATATTTATTGTGGCTAGCGATTTAA
- a CDS encoding KUP/HAK/KT family potassium transporter, translating into MESRSEGARKHWVLSLAALGVVFGDIGTSPLYAFKLIFHPRFGIPHNTETIIGGVSAVFWALTLIVTIKYVILVMRLDNRGEGGIMALMTLALEATKGRELLRKFIIGGGICGAALFFGDAVITPAISVLSAVEGLEIVNKTLKPFILPISIGILFGLFFVQRFGTETVGKLFGPITAIWFLVLLLAGLYWVLQNPVILHSINPLHAVSFLTNHGMASFWILGAVLLVFTGGEALYTDMGHFGRMPIRIAWIGLVFPALVLNYMGQGALLISDTSAVDNPFYRMYPDWSLYPMIILATVATCIASQACISGTFSLTKQGIQLGLMPRFAIRHTSSALVGQVYMPGVNYLLMTAVILVAILFGSSVHLASAYGVSVSGAMLITSCIAAIVYRHYLKYNLLICLAVGSFFAFIDFAFVTSNLAKIGHGGGSL; encoded by the coding sequence ATGGAATCTCGCTCAGAAGGCGCAAGAAAACACTGGGTTCTCTCACTTGCCGCTCTCGGGGTTGTATTTGGTGATATCGGTACCAGCCCACTCTACGCCTTTAAACTGATTTTCCACCCCCGGTTTGGAATTCCCCATAACACAGAGACCATTATTGGTGGGGTGTCTGCTGTCTTCTGGGCACTTACCCTCATTGTCACTATTAAGTACGTCATATTGGTAATGCGCCTGGACAACCGAGGGGAAGGCGGGATCATGGCGCTGATGACGCTGGCCCTAGAAGCGACAAAAGGGCGAGAATTATTAAGAAAGTTCATTATAGGCGGCGGGATCTGTGGCGCGGCACTATTTTTTGGTGATGCCGTTATCACACCAGCCATCTCCGTTCTCTCCGCAGTCGAAGGACTGGAGATAGTCAACAAAACTCTAAAACCGTTTATCCTGCCAATTTCTATCGGCATACTCTTTGGATTGTTTTTTGTACAGCGCTTCGGCACCGAAACCGTGGGGAAACTGTTCGGCCCGATTACCGCCATCTGGTTCTTAGTTTTGCTGCTCGCGGGCCTTTACTGGGTGCTCCAGAATCCTGTAATTCTCCACTCCATTAATCCCTTGCATGCTGTTAGCTTCCTCACTAACCATGGCATGGCTTCATTCTGGATATTAGGTGCAGTATTACTGGTGTTTACCGGAGGAGAGGCCCTATATACCGACATGGGGCATTTTGGACGCATGCCTATAAGAATTGCCTGGATAGGTTTGGTGTTCCCCGCCCTCGTGTTGAACTATATGGGACAGGGCGCTCTACTTATTAGTGACACCTCTGCGGTAGACAACCCCTTTTACCGGATGTACCCGGACTGGTCGCTCTACCCAATGATTATTCTTGCAACTGTAGCAACCTGCATCGCTTCCCAGGCCTGTATCTCGGGGACCTTCTCCCTGACAAAACAAGGAATCCAACTTGGCTTGATGCCCCGTTTTGCCATCCGGCACACGTCATCAGCACTCGTGGGGCAAGTTTATATGCCCGGGGTCAATTACCTATTAATGACAGCGGTAATACTAGTGGCAATTCTCTTTGGAAGCTCAGTCCACCTGGCTAGTGCTTATGGTGTGTCAGTGAGTGGCGCAATGTTGATTACCTCCTGCATTGCAGCAATCGTGTATCGCCACTACCTCAAATACAATCTGCTAATTTGCCTAGCTGTCGGCTCATTCTTTGCTTTTATTGATTTTGCCTTTGTTACTTCAAACCTGGCAAAGATTGGCCACGGGGGTGGTTCTCTATAA
- a CDS encoding acetolactate synthase large subunit yields the protein MKASDLFIRALEKEGVEYIFAIPGEENLDMLESLRGSKIKLIVTRHEQGAGFMAATYGRLTGKPGVCMSTLGPGATNLVTAAAYAQLGGMPMVMVTGQKPIKSSKQGQFQIIDIVDMMRPLTKFTKTIVGGDYVPAHVREAFRQSEEERPGATHLEFPEDIAREHSTMPVLEPSYNRRPIAEEKAVRKAAEAIEASRKPLLLVGAGANRKLTAKMLRKFVDKLGIPVVTTQMGKGVIDESGPHFIGNTALSDGDFVHRAIEQADLIINVGHDVVEKPPFFMRPGGPEVVHINFNSAQVDPVYFPQIEVVGDIANSLWQLDQHLEPQDHWSFTDAHRIRAALQKHIQEGSNTTTFPIRPQRLVKDLREVMPEKGIIALDNGMFKIWFARNYPALAPNTVLLDNALATMGAGLPSAMAAKLVCPDRRVVAICGDGGFMMNSQEIETAVRLKIDLIVLILRDDAYGMIKWKQAMMEFDNFGLDFGNPDFVDYAKSYGAHGHRITATDEFKPMIEKCCRAGGVHLVDVPVDYSHNDRILNHEIRELSSKL from the coding sequence ATGAAAGCATCGGACCTTTTTATTCGTGCCCTAGAGAAAGAGGGCGTTGAGTATATTTTCGCGATTCCTGGTGAGGAAAACCTGGATATGCTGGAATCTTTGCGGGGCTCAAAGATAAAACTAATTGTCACGCGCCATGAACAGGGTGCCGGTTTTATGGCTGCTACCTATGGTCGGCTTACGGGCAAACCAGGTGTCTGCATGTCTACTTTGGGGCCGGGGGCCACGAACCTTGTGACAGCTGCAGCCTATGCCCAGCTCGGTGGAATGCCGATGGTGATGGTCACAGGTCAAAAACCTATCAAAAGTTCTAAGCAAGGCCAGTTCCAGATTATTGATATTGTTGACATGATGCGTCCACTCACCAAGTTCACCAAGACCATTGTGGGTGGCGACTATGTGCCAGCTCATGTCCGTGAAGCCTTTCGGCAATCGGAAGAGGAGCGGCCGGGGGCAACCCACTTGGAATTTCCTGAAGATATTGCCCGTGAACACTCCACCATGCCGGTCTTGGAGCCCAGCTATAACCGCAGGCCAATTGCCGAAGAGAAGGCAGTGCGCAAAGCTGCAGAAGCGATTGAGGCATCCCGTAAACCTCTGCTGTTGGTGGGAGCAGGCGCAAACCGTAAATTAACCGCCAAAATGTTGCGCAAGTTTGTCGACAAATTGGGTATTCCGGTGGTCACAACTCAGATGGGCAAGGGAGTAATTGATGAATCGGGCCCGCACTTTATTGGCAACACCGCGCTATCGGATGGGGATTTTGTTCACCGGGCCATTGAGCAGGCCGACCTGATTATCAATGTGGGTCATGATGTTGTAGAAAAACCGCCTTTCTTTATGCGTCCCGGTGGCCCGGAAGTTGTACATATCAACTTCAATTCAGCGCAGGTGGACCCGGTCTACTTTCCGCAGATAGAGGTGGTTGGCGATATTGCCAACAGCTTGTGGCAGCTGGACCAGCACTTGGAACCCCAGGATCACTGGAGCTTTACCGATGCGCACCGTATCCGTGCCGCGCTTCAAAAGCACATCCAGGAGGGCTCAAATACCACCACTTTCCCAATTCGTCCGCAACGACTGGTAAAGGATCTCCGCGAAGTAATGCCGGAGAAGGGCATTATTGCGCTTGATAATGGCATGTTCAAAATATGGTTCGCGCGGAATTATCCTGCTTTAGCCCCGAATACCGTGCTGCTCGACAACGCACTGGCAACGATGGGGGCGGGCTTGCCTTCGGCAATGGCTGCCAAGTTGGTATGCCCAGACCGCCGTGTGGTTGCAATTTGTGGGGATGGGGGCTTTATGATGAATTCCCAGGAGATTGAAACGGCGGTTCGTTTAAAAATTGACCTCATCGTACTTATTTTACGCGATGATGCCTACGGTATGATCAAGTGGAAGCAGGCCATGATGGAGTTTGATAACTTTGGTCTGGATTTTGGTAACCCTGATTTTGTCGACTATGCAAAATCCTATGGTGCTCATGGCCACAGAATAACGGCCACGGATGAGTTTAAGCCGATGATAGAAAAATGCTGTAGGGCGGGTGGGGTCCATCTCGTGGATGTGCCAGTGGATTACAGTCACAACGACCGTATCCTGAACCATGAAATTAGGGAGTTATCGAGTAAGTTGTAG
- a CDS encoding KUP/HAK/KT family potassium transporter — translation MITWRDGKKAINCYLQGKNYKLEPYLNSLFDNPPLRVPGTAIFVGTNQLFVPHALIYNLKHNSVLHEKNLFLTVTSANTPKVLPKNRAIISKIREGCFRLILRYGYMERPDVEGAINKLNKMHLLDIDPSKSSFFTCRYNIFPVKGGYSKMANWRERIFAAMVRNSSSAIEYYRIPANRTVEVQENIMI, via the coding sequence ATGATTACTTGGAGAGATGGAAAAAAAGCAATAAATTGTTACTTGCAGGGTAAGAATTATAAATTGGAACCCTATTTAAACTCACTTTTTGATAACCCCCCATTACGAGTACCTGGAACAGCGATATTTGTGGGAACCAATCAACTCTTTGTACCTCATGCCCTAATATACAATTTGAAACATAATAGTGTCCTTCATGAAAAGAACCTTTTCCTAACCGTTACGTCGGCCAATACACCAAAAGTACTCCCAAAGAACCGAGCAATCATTAGTAAGATCAGAGAGGGATGCTTCAGGCTAATCTTACGTTATGGATATATGGAACGCCCAGATGTCGAAGGGGCCATAAATAAACTCAACAAAATGCACCTTTTGGATATAGATCCAAGTAAGTCTTCTTTCTTTACCTGCCGATACAATATATTTCCTGTTAAAGGTGGCTATAGCAAAATGGCAAATTGGCGAGAGCGGATCTTTGCTGCAATGGTAAGGAATTCAAGCAGTGCTATTGAATATTATCGTATCCCGGCTAACAGGACTGTCGAAGTACAAGAGAATATAATGATCTGA
- a CDS encoding glycosyltransferase: MWEMIDDGITFFATQSYATLFTMFWIVVVLEFPRYLMSFFTSVFFFATKPEYEEDIESLGRLTAVIAGHNEENSIEKCGERLQEQSYIPYEVIAISDGSTDKTRDDIHYLQNKGRLDGAHATELRGGKASALNLGQRFSTGDFIASIDCDCTFDRHAMKYVMQGFADPKVGVVSGNVIVRNSTANILSSFQAIEYVISICLGRHSLAMLDQMCCASGAFSAFRVSAMNQIGGFDAGGGEDLDITFRLRDYGWRVEFAPEAICYTDVPTSITVLMRQRFRWERDAIRLRYRKYLHFINPFRQGMQLKEFFHQYEFLVFNVIAAIALPVYLVWLFVRYGDNSWFILAGAQVVLIALDTITFALASYATPKVKSLPLWPYIPAYSIFYVNFMRVVRLYAYVQEWVFRTSYKDSFAPLKVHRVRE; the protein is encoded by the coding sequence ATGTGGGAAATGATCGATGATGGAATTACTTTCTTTGCCACTCAGAGCTACGCCACCCTCTTTACGATGTTTTGGATCGTGGTGGTATTGGAATTCCCTAGATATTTAATGTCGTTTTTTACCTCGGTATTCTTTTTCGCCACAAAACCAGAGTACGAGGAGGACATTGAATCCCTGGGCAGACTCACTGCAGTCATCGCCGGTCACAACGAAGAAAACTCTATTGAAAAGTGCGGCGAGCGCTTACAGGAACAAAGCTATATCCCCTATGAAGTAATTGCAATCAGCGATGGCTCCACAGATAAAACCCGAGACGATATTCACTACCTGCAAAACAAGGGCCGCTTGGATGGCGCTCATGCAACAGAACTGCGTGGAGGCAAGGCCTCAGCCCTTAATTTAGGACAGAGATTTTCAACAGGCGACTTTATCGCCTCAATTGATTGCGACTGCACCTTCGATCGCCACGCCATGAAATATGTAATGCAAGGCTTTGCCGATCCCAAGGTTGGAGTGGTTTCGGGCAATGTGATCGTCCGAAACTCAACAGCCAATATACTCAGCTCATTTCAAGCTATCGAATATGTAATCAGTATCTGTTTAGGGCGGCACTCCTTAGCGATGCTCGACCAGATGTGTTGCGCCTCCGGAGCCTTCAGTGCTTTTAGGGTATCCGCAATGAATCAAATTGGCGGCTTCGATGCCGGCGGAGGAGAAGACTTAGATATCACCTTTCGCTTGCGAGATTATGGCTGGAGAGTTGAATTTGCCCCTGAAGCGATTTGTTATACCGATGTTCCCACCAGTATTACCGTTCTGATGCGCCAGCGCTTTAGGTGGGAGCGAGATGCTATTCGTCTTCGCTACCGCAAGTACCTGCATTTTATTAATCCGTTCCGCCAAGGAATGCAACTAAAAGAATTCTTCCACCAGTATGAATTCCTGGTTTTCAATGTTATTGCCGCAATAGCTTTACCAGTCTATTTAGTCTGGCTATTCGTGCGCTACGGTGATAACTCCTGGTTTATCTTGGCCGGTGCCCAAGTCGTACTGATTGCACTCGATACTATTACCTTTGCTTTAGCCTCTTATGCGACTCCAAAAGTTAAATCACTTCCCCTTTGGCCTTATATTCCAGCTTACAGCATATTTTATGTGAATTTTATGCGAGTAGTGCGACTCTACGCTTATGTGCAGGAGTGGGTTTTTAGAACGTCTTACAAGGATTCTTTCGCACCATTAAAAGTCCATCGTGTTCGCGAGTAG
- a CDS encoding DUF2059 domain-containing protein produces the protein MGTQAVKVIFALFISTFCSLCLAADKADNLDKLLLVSGFTKQVEGFPELVKSGFAEGVQQGAPIPQDKLQKILESADNTILPSIIMEEVRSSLSTSLTDKDVEVLLAWYESDIGKKITKAEEEGSSEEAFQNLMANAQQLMADTKRVEMATRIDQLVGATDIAMEMQVSTGIAVYSAVMAVMAPGQEINLDAYKAQMEAMKPQMRQNVEQFVTLSFVQTYQGFDDASLAKYEEFLSQPEAKKFNSSSMAGLNKALTQVIGRWSGDMASILKSEAN, from the coding sequence ATGGGAACTCAAGCTGTAAAAGTTATATTTGCTTTATTCATCAGCACCTTTTGCTCATTATGCCTGGCTGCCGATAAAGCAGACAATTTGGATAAGCTTCTGCTTGTATCGGGTTTCACCAAGCAGGTTGAGGGGTTTCCTGAGCTAGTAAAATCTGGATTTGCGGAAGGCGTACAGCAAGGTGCACCAATTCCTCAGGATAAACTGCAAAAGATTCTTGAAAGTGCAGATAATACAATTTTACCGTCCATCATTATGGAAGAAGTGCGCTCGTCACTGAGTACTTCTCTGACCGATAAAGATGTTGAGGTCTTATTGGCTTGGTATGAGTCAGATATCGGTAAGAAAATTACTAAGGCTGAAGAGGAAGGAAGCTCTGAAGAGGCATTCCAGAATTTGATGGCTAATGCACAGCAGTTGATGGCTGACACAAAGCGCGTTGAAATGGCAACTCGTATTGATCAGCTTGTTGGTGCTACCGATATAGCGATGGAGATGCAGGTCTCTACGGGTATTGCTGTCTATTCCGCAGTGATGGCAGTGATGGCTCCCGGCCAAGAGATCAATCTAGATGCTTATAAGGCACAAATGGAGGCAATGAAGCCCCAGATGCGTCAAAATGTTGAGCAATTTGTAACTCTCTCTTTCGTGCAAACTTATCAAGGATTCGACGATGCAAGCCTAGCGAAATATGAGGAGTTCTTGAGCCAACCAGAAGCTAAAAAATTCAACTCCTCTTCAATGGCAGGGCTAAATAAAGCTCTAACACAAGTAATCGGCCGTTGGTCCGGTGATATGGCCTCTATACTTAAGAGTGAAGCGAACTGA
- a CDS encoding penicillin-binding transpeptidase domain-containing protein: MKHFIWFITAAILVFGVSNSVIAEDGGSCSKLCTFVLKNSRTSEYTVINRERAARQFTPFSTFKVPNTLIALDLGLVENLLQELTYNHDKYPAKGWWPTIWSERPLTIREAFQNSAVPIYQQLATEIGAKRMNQYLAGFNYGNRDASSGIDTFWLNESIKISALEQVDFLERLFTGQLPVSQSAIDKIKEVMLVEETDTYKLYAKTGGGPIAKNKALGWYIGIVESNNNIHYFAINIDGSSFREVQKKRIEIARKKLSELGVI; encoded by the coding sequence TTGAAACACTTTATATGGTTTATCACTGCTGCAATATTGGTTTTTGGTGTCAGCAACTCGGTGATTGCAGAAGATGGGGGCTCATGTAGCAAGTTATGTACTTTTGTGCTCAAGAATAGTCGGACCTCAGAATATACGGTAATTAATAGGGAGAGGGCAGCCAGGCAGTTCACACCATTCTCTACTTTTAAGGTTCCAAATACCCTTATTGCACTTGACTTGGGTTTAGTTGAGAACCTGTTACAAGAGCTAACCTATAATCATGACAAATACCCGGCTAAAGGGTGGTGGCCTACAATCTGGTCAGAAAGACCTTTGACAATTCGCGAAGCATTTCAAAATTCAGCGGTTCCGATCTATCAGCAATTAGCAACGGAGATTGGCGCTAAGAGAATGAATCAGTATTTGGCAGGTTTTAATTATGGTAATCGGGATGCTTCGTCTGGTATTGATACCTTCTGGCTCAATGAGAGTATCAAAATATCCGCGTTGGAGCAGGTAGACTTCCTGGAACGTTTATTTACTGGTCAATTACCTGTATCGCAGTCAGCTATAGATAAAATTAAAGAAGTGATGCTGGTAGAGGAGACTGATACCTATAAGTTATATGCAAAAACAGGAGGAGGGCCAATAGCTAAAAATAAGGCTTTAGGCTGGTATATTGGAATTGTAGAGTCCAATAACAATATTCATTATTTTGCGATTAACATAGATGGCAGCAGTTTTCGGGAAGTACAAAAGAAAAGAATTGAAATTGCCAGAAAGAAACTATCTGAGTTGGGGGTTATTTAG